From one Paenibacillus terrae HPL-003 genomic stretch:
- a CDS encoding MGDG synthase family glycosyltransferase, whose product MEAAAPKVLILYASYGEGHVQAARAIMDSLRRLGRCEVQLLDLMAESHPWLNSLTKFVYMQSFKTIPGLYGWVYNITREMQAKSAFGSVLHSFGMRQLALTLEKEKPDLVIHTFPQLALPALRRKLGMKLPIVNVVTDFDLHGRWLHPDIDRYYVATEDIEQEAAQRGIPSERIVATGIPIHASFYKSFHEDTDPEDANALEDYPIPPSDPGATTLLIMAGAYGVMSGILDICRQLSRLPQLRLLIVCGRNPQLKAELDALYADHPDIRIFGFVDYVPALMRASDMVITKPGGITLSESIASGLPILVFKPVPGQELNNALYLEQKGAARIARNTQGLIHHCVDLISNPSLALGMKQSIEQLRKPHPADRIAEDILHQLVDKTPSIRTN is encoded by the coding sequence ATGGAAGCCGCAGCACCAAAAGTTTTAATATTATATGCCAGCTACGGAGAAGGCCATGTGCAGGCCGCCCGAGCTATTATGGACAGTTTGCGAAGGCTCGGACGCTGCGAGGTTCAGTTACTCGACCTGATGGCTGAATCCCACCCCTGGTTGAACAGTTTAACCAAATTTGTCTATATGCAAAGCTTCAAAACTATTCCCGGGCTTTACGGTTGGGTCTATAACATAACCCGTGAAATGCAGGCTAAATCGGCCTTTGGCAGTGTGCTGCATTCCTTTGGGATGCGCCAGCTTGCGCTCACTCTGGAAAAGGAAAAGCCTGACCTTGTCATACATACGTTTCCGCAGCTCGCTCTTCCGGCGTTACGCCGCAAATTGGGGATGAAGCTGCCCATTGTGAACGTGGTTACGGATTTTGATCTGCACGGGCGCTGGCTGCATCCCGATATCGACCGCTACTATGTGGCAACCGAGGATATAGAGCAGGAGGCTGCACAGCGGGGAATCCCTTCCGAACGGATTGTCGCCACAGGCATTCCGATTCATGCTTCATTTTATAAAAGCTTCCATGAAGATACTGATCCAGAAGATGCTAATGCTCTTGAGGATTATCCAATTCCACCGTCAGATCCAGGAGCTACAACACTGCTTATTATGGCAGGTGCCTATGGTGTGATGTCTGGTATATTGGACATCTGTCGGCAATTAAGCCGTCTCCCGCAGTTGCGACTACTGATCGTCTGCGGACGTAATCCGCAGCTAAAAGCCGAGTTGGATGCGCTGTATGCAGACCACCCCGATATCCGTATCTTCGGATTCGTCGACTATGTTCCCGCACTCATGCGCGCAAGCGATATGGTTATTACCAAACCCGGCGGCATCACTCTTTCGGAAAGCATCGCCTCCGGGTTGCCCATCCTGGTATTCAAGCCTGTACCCGGTCAGGAGCTGAATAACGCCCTGTATCTGGAGCAAAAAGGAGCCGCTCGCATTGCCCGTAATACGCAAGGGCTGATTCACCATTGCGTCGACCTGATCTCCAATCCCTCTCTCGCTTTAGGAATGAAACAGTCGATTGAGCAACTGCGCAAACCTCATCCCGCAGACCGGATTGCCGAGGATATTTTGCACCAGCTTGTGGATAAAACCCCTTCCATACGGACAAATTAA